A DNA window from Sulfitobacter noctilucicola contains the following coding sequences:
- a CDS encoding tripartite tricarboxylate transporter permease: protein MEIIMEALPAFGDAWTLILQPVVLGYLVMGVLMGLCIGVFPGLGGIAGLSLLLPFMFGMDPILGLALMIGMVAVVPTSDTFASVLMGIPGSSASQATVLDGFPMAKKGMAARALSAAFASSLFGGLVGASFLTVFILIARPIVLEFRTPELLMITIFGLSMVGILAGRIPIKGIVAAGLGMLIGMIGEGASSGDLRMSSYDYPYLTDGLKLVIVGLGIFAIPEIISLLRQDRAISEEPQIGGGWIDGVKDWFANIWLSVRCSIIGVIVGVIPGLGGSVVDWIAYGHAVQTTKDKSNFGKGEVRGVIGPESSNNAKEGGGLVPTLLFGIPGSGSMAIFIGAIALLGSGQIEVGPAMLKNNLDITYAIVWLLALANVVGTVICIAASGGIAKLTTIRFVLLAPFLFMIISFAAFQSGQNLMDLVALFAIGFLGILMRRFDWSRPAFLIGFVLSNPAENYANQAIQIAQSRFRKGFGEGIDYIFSPIVIVLLVITVISVVLGLRQAKHIMAEGDITAGSKRAPMVFMLLVTAFIGYALYDANAIPNYSRDRTFPIFVASICLIGCAFLVIQMMLKPETHTIFADRELNGEDAQATHGLWPTLAWFAALLVLTSLLGFILALAIFLFAFMVIRARVSMVFAAGYTAAGLAFICAMAWLLNRDFPPGLLQEYFTLPWPFT, encoded by the coding sequence ATGGAAATCATCATGGAGGCTCTGCCTGCATTCGGCGACGCTTGGACGCTGATATTGCAACCTGTTGTGTTGGGATATCTGGTCATGGGCGTCCTGATGGGCCTGTGTATCGGCGTGTTCCCGGGATTGGGCGGCATTGCAGGCCTATCGCTTTTGCTGCCGTTTATGTTCGGCATGGACCCGATTTTGGGCCTGGCGCTAATGATCGGCATGGTTGCGGTTGTTCCGACATCCGATACCTTTGCCTCTGTTCTCATGGGGATCCCGGGGTCTTCGGCCAGTCAGGCGACAGTGCTGGACGGCTTTCCCATGGCCAAAAAGGGCATGGCTGCACGTGCGCTTTCAGCGGCGTTCGCCTCATCCTTGTTTGGCGGGTTGGTCGGAGCCAGCTTTTTGACGGTGTTCATTCTGATTGCACGCCCCATCGTACTGGAGTTCCGCACCCCTGAATTGTTAATGATCACCATCTTCGGTCTGTCCATGGTCGGCATTCTTGCGGGCCGCATCCCGATCAAAGGGATTGTCGCGGCAGGCCTTGGCATGTTGATCGGTATGATCGGCGAAGGTGCCTCTTCGGGCGATCTGCGGATGTCATCCTACGATTACCCTTATCTGACTGACGGGCTGAAACTGGTGATTGTCGGTCTTGGTATCTTTGCCATCCCCGAGATCATCTCGCTGCTGCGTCAGGACCGCGCCATCAGCGAAGAGCCGCAAATCGGCGGTGGCTGGATCGATGGTGTCAAAGACTGGTTTGCCAATATCTGGCTGTCTGTACGGTGTTCCATCATCGGGGTTATCGTGGGCGTAATCCCCGGTCTTGGCGGGTCCGTGGTTGACTGGATTGCCTATGGCCACGCGGTGCAAACGACGAAAGACAAATCCAACTTCGGCAAAGGCGAAGTCCGCGGCGTAATCGGGCCTGAGAGTTCGAATAACGCCAAAGAGGGCGGCGGGCTCGTGCCTACGTTGCTTTTCGGGATCCCCGGCTCAGGCTCTATGGCGATTTTCATCGGTGCGATTGCTCTACTGGGATCTGGCCAGATCGAAGTTGGCCCTGCGATGTTGAAGAACAACCTCGATATCACCTATGCGATCGTATGGCTGCTGGCACTGGCCAACGTGGTTGGCACAGTCATTTGTATCGCCGCCTCTGGTGGCATCGCAAAGCTGACAACAATCCGCTTTGTTCTGCTGGCACCCTTCCTGTTTATGATCATCAGCTTTGCGGCGTTCCAATCGGGCCAAAACCTGATGGACCTCGTGGCACTGTTCGCAATCGGATTCCTCGGCATCCTTATGCGGCGGTTTGACTGGTCGCGTCCCGCGTTCCTTATCGGCTTCGTCCTGTCAAACCCTGCCGAAAACTACGCGAACCAAGCCATTCAGATCGCGCAATCACGCTTCCGCAAAGGGTTCGGCGAGGGGATCGACTATATTTTCTCACCCATCGTTATTGTTTTGCTGGTTATCACAGTGATCTCCGTCGTGCTGGGGTTGCGTCAGGCCAAACACATCATGGCCGAAGGTGACATCACAGCAGGCTCCAAACGCGCGCCGATGGTTTTTATGCTGCTGGTCACCGCCTTCATCGGCTATGCTCTTTATGACGCGAATGCGATCCCCAACTACAGCCGCGACCGGACCTTCCCGATCTTTGTGGCAAGCATCTGTCTCATCGGATGTGCGTTTCTTGTCATCCAGATGATGCTCAAGCCCGAGACGCACACGATTTTTGCCGATCGCGAGCTGAATGGCGAAGACGCGCAGGCGACCCATGGTTTGTGGCCAACACTGGCGTGGTTTGCAGCGCTGTTGGTGTTGACCTCTCTGCTCGGCTTCATCCTTGCGCTGGCGATCTTCCTATTCGCCTTCATGGTGATCCGTGCGCGGGTCAGCATGGTCTTTGCCGCCGGATACACCGCCGCGGGCCTTGCGTTCATTTGTGCCATGGCGTGGCTGCTGAACCGTGATTTCCCGCCCGGTCTGTTACAGGAATACTTCACTTTGCCATGGCCCTTCACATGA
- a CDS encoding 4-oxalomesaconate tautomerase, whose amino-acid sequence MTQTEIPFLFMRGGTSRGPYLNRADLPEDLESLAQVLISIVGSGHPLNIDGIGGGVAVTTKVAMLSKSEDEWADVDYFFAQVSVEDCLVDFKPTCGNILSGVGPAAIEMGLVAAQDGETAVNIRAVNTEARVAAVVQTPGGKVSYEGDAQIDGVPGTSAPVALQFMETVGGVTGAFLPTGNLVDVIDGNAVTCMDVAMPMVIAKASDFGLTGYESAADLDENRSFFAKMEALRIKAGALMGMGDVSESVTPKFGLLAPARAGGTIATRYFMPWNTHPTMAVTGAQCLAACVLTPGTVAEGMAAKPNETPAPITLEHASGSIDVMVDYAQTDAGFEVISAGLIRTARKIASGSVFVPQSVWAGV is encoded by the coding sequence ATGACCCAGACAGAAATCCCTTTCCTTTTCATGCGCGGCGGCACTTCACGCGGTCCATACCTCAACCGGGCTGACCTGCCCGAAGATCTGGAAAGCTTGGCGCAGGTGCTCATCTCTATCGTGGGTTCAGGCCATCCGCTTAACATCGACGGGATCGGTGGTGGCGTTGCGGTGACAACCAAGGTCGCAATGCTATCGAAATCCGAAGATGAGTGGGCCGATGTTGATTACTTCTTTGCGCAGGTGAGCGTTGAGGACTGCCTGGTAGATTTCAAACCGACCTGTGGAAACATCCTGTCTGGTGTTGGCCCTGCGGCCATTGAAATGGGATTGGTGGCAGCGCAAGACGGCGAGACGGCTGTTAACATTCGCGCCGTAAATACCGAAGCGCGGGTTGCCGCCGTTGTTCAAACACCGGGCGGTAAGGTCAGCTATGAGGGCGATGCGCAGATTGATGGCGTGCCGGGCACGTCCGCACCTGTGGCCTTGCAATTTATGGAGACGGTCGGCGGAGTTACAGGTGCTTTTCTGCCTACCGGCAATCTGGTTGATGTCATCGACGGTAACGCTGTGACCTGCATGGATGTCGCCATGCCGATGGTGATTGCCAAGGCCAGCGATTTTGGCCTGACCGGTTATGAGAGCGCGGCCGATTTGGATGAAAACCGCAGTTTCTTTGCCAAGATGGAAGCCCTGCGCATCAAAGCCGGTGCGCTGATGGGAATGGGCGATGTCAGCGAATCTGTTACACCCAAATTCGGGCTATTGGCACCCGCCCGCGCTGGCGGCACCATTGCCACGCGGTATTTCATGCCGTGGAATACCCATCCCACGATGGCGGTGACAGGCGCGCAATGCCTTGCTGCTTGTGTGCTCACGCCCGGCACGGTTGCGGAGGGGATGGCGGCCAAACCGAACGAAACGCCTGCGCCCATCACGCTAGAGCATGCCTCGGGCAGTATTGATGTGATGGTGGATTATGCGCAAACCGATGCAGGTTTTGAGGTGATCTCCGCAGGGTTGATCCGCACAGCTCGCAAAATTGCCAGTGGAAGTGTTTTTGTCCCTCAATCAGTATGGGCTGGCGTGTAA
- a CDS encoding D-2-hydroxyacid dehydrogenase family protein has protein sequence MKVHILDDWFDTLRGLPCFAKLDDHEVTVWTDHEPDPVKLAARMQDAEALVLFRERTKVGAELLAGLPNLKLISQRSVYPHVDVTACTAHGVLLSSNMHAGAPSYAAAEHTLALILASYRQIPQQTASIKAGHWQSGVGRTLRGRTLGLYGYGRIAGAVAEYAKALGINVQWWGSEAGRSRALAAGETVAPSREAFFATSDIVSVHVRLKPETRGLITAADLAQMQPRALFVNTSRSGLVETGALEAEVAKDQLHAAVDVFDHEPLTDTSNILLTHPNVLATPHIGFVTEDEFDLQFSDIFDQVNAYAAGAPIHMINPEVFP, from the coding sequence ATGAAAGTGCACATTCTTGACGATTGGTTCGATACGCTGCGTGGTTTGCCCTGCTTTGCGAAACTTGACGATCACGAGGTCACCGTCTGGACTGACCATGAACCTGATCCGGTCAAGCTTGCCGCGCGGATGCAAGACGCCGAGGCGCTGGTTCTGTTTCGCGAGCGCACAAAAGTGGGTGCTGAATTGCTGGCGGGTTTGCCAAACCTCAAGCTGATCTCCCAGCGCAGCGTTTATCCCCATGTGGATGTGACCGCATGTACGGCGCATGGCGTCCTGCTAAGCTCCAACATGCACGCGGGCGCACCGTCTTATGCAGCAGCAGAGCATACATTGGCGCTGATCCTTGCCAGCTATCGCCAGATCCCGCAGCAGACGGCGTCGATCAAGGCGGGCCACTGGCAATCCGGCGTTGGTCGCACGCTGCGCGGCAGAACGCTTGGGCTATATGGCTATGGGCGCATCGCGGGTGCGGTCGCGGAATATGCCAAGGCTCTGGGTATCAATGTGCAATGGTGGGGATCAGAGGCCGGCCGCTCCCGTGCTCTTGCGGCGGGTGAGACCGTTGCGCCGTCGCGCGAAGCGTTTTTTGCGACATCAGATATTGTCAGTGTTCATGTACGGCTCAAGCCGGAAACACGTGGTCTCATCACTGCCGCTGATCTGGCGCAGATGCAGCCCCGCGCGCTTTTCGTGAACACCTCGCGCTCCGGTCTGGTGGAGACCGGCGCGTTGGAGGCCGAAGTGGCAAAAGACCAATTGCACGCCGCTGTTGACGTTTTTGATCACGAGCCACTGACCGATACGTCAAACATCCTGTTGACCCACCCCAATGTGCTGGCCACCCCGCACATCGGATTTGTGACCGAGGACGAGTTCGACCTTCAGTTCTCTGACATCTTTGATCAGGTCAACGCCTACGCGGCTGGCGCGCCTATTCATATGATCAACCCCGAGGTATTTCCTTAA
- a CDS encoding transporter substrate-binding domain-containing protein encodes MQGELKTLARDGVLRVAINTGNRALVHQYGDQLRGVSPALAKRLADEIGARMEPVIYSGAGKVFDDAHLDKWDVGFLAIDPMRAEKIAFTEPYIVIEATFAVRSDSAFVDVEDVDATGVKILTSTGSAYDMHLTKNLQHATLEHSGTPPESFEEFRAGRCDAVAGVRASLEGAFSTSPDVRILTGVLTSVRQAMVLPDSTDPRIAALNGFVAQAISDGFVKAAQSA; translated from the coding sequence ATGCAGGGGGAATTGAAAACACTGGCACGCGACGGTGTGCTGCGCGTGGCAATCAATACAGGCAATCGCGCCTTGGTCCATCAGTACGGCGATCAACTGAGGGGCGTCAGCCCCGCGCTGGCCAAAAGACTGGCTGATGAGATCGGGGCCCGCATGGAGCCTGTTATCTACAGTGGCGCAGGCAAAGTATTTGATGATGCACACCTTGATAAATGGGACGTAGGGTTTCTGGCAATCGACCCAATGCGTGCCGAAAAAATTGCCTTTACCGAACCCTATATTGTGATCGAGGCGACCTTTGCGGTGCGCAGCGATTCCGCATTTGTAGACGTCGAAGATGTCGATGCAACCGGCGTAAAGATCTTAACGTCGACCGGTTCGGCGTATGACATGCATCTGACCAAAAACCTGCAGCACGCAACACTGGAGCATTCAGGCACACCGCCCGAAAGCTTTGAAGAATTTCGCGCAGGCCGGTGCGATGCCGTCGCCGGTGTTCGTGCCTCGCTAGAGGGCGCGTTTTCAACATCGCCGGACGTTCGCATCCTGACCGGCGTACTGACCTCGGTTCGTCAGGCGATGGTACTGCCTGATAGTACCGATCCGCGCATCGCCGCGCTTAATGGTTTCGTAGCCCAAGCCATATCGGACGGGTTCGTTAAGGCCGCGCAGAGCGCTTAA
- a CDS encoding AbrB family transcriptional regulator, whose product MPHLYAFVVAGIGVLAFKMMQLPLPWLLGPIFACLIAAMAGVPMRGIKLVNDAMRTILGVAVGATFSTTLLASMVGMWPTLLMIPVMTSCIGVVGVLYFQRLWGFNFATSYYSSMPGGLQDMLVFGEEAGGDVRALSLIHATRVMVIVVVLPFLLKWVWDADLSNPPGAPAASIAPAELALMVFCGLAGWQMAKRAGMFGATILGPLLLAAAFAMAGILNHRPPAEAIWAAQFFIGMSVGSKYAGVTMAEVRTDVTAGLGFCVILLVLTMIFVEVIHVAGLAPPMETILAFAPGGQAELTVLALIVGADMAFVVAHHVLRIFVVILGAPLFVRLFDTNTGVGK is encoded by the coding sequence ATGCCCCATCTTTACGCCTTTGTGGTCGCCGGAATTGGTGTTCTGGCTTTCAAGATGATGCAGCTGCCCCTGCCTTGGCTGCTGGGGCCAATTTTTGCGTGCCTGATTGCCGCCATGGCGGGTGTTCCGATGCGTGGGATTAAGCTGGTGAACGATGCGATGCGCACCATTCTGGGCGTAGCTGTGGGGGCAACCTTCTCGACAACCCTGCTGGCGTCCATGGTGGGGATGTGGCCGACCTTGCTGATGATCCCCGTGATGACCAGCTGTATCGGGGTGGTCGGGGTCCTATATTTTCAACGCCTCTGGGGGTTTAATTTCGCGACCAGCTATTATTCCTCCATGCCGGGTGGCTTGCAGGATATGCTTGTCTTTGGAGAGGAAGCTGGCGGCGATGTGCGCGCGCTGTCACTCATCCATGCGACGCGGGTGATGGTGATTGTCGTGGTTCTACCGTTTTTGCTGAAATGGGTCTGGGACGCTGATCTAAGCAACCCTCCGGGTGCGCCCGCCGCAAGTATTGCGCCTGCGGAACTTGCGCTGATGGTGTTTTGTGGTCTTGCCGGATGGCAGATGGCGAAACGCGCGGGCATGTTCGGCGCTACAATTCTGGGTCCGCTTTTGCTCGCAGCGGCATTTGCGATGGCTGGAATTCTGAACCATCGCCCACCTGCCGAGGCGATCTGGGCCGCCCAGTTTTTCATTGGCATGAGTGTGGGCAGTAAATATGCAGGTGTCACCATGGCCGAAGTGCGCACAGATGTAACAGCGGGTCTGGGATTTTGCGTAATCCTTCTGGTGCTGACCATGATCTTTGTTGAGGTCATTCACGTCGCAGGCCTTGCCCCGCCGATGGAAACGATTTTGGCTTTCGCGCCGGGCGGGCAGGCAGAACTGACAGTGCTGGCTTTGATCGTAGGGGCTGATATGGCCTTTGTAGTGGCCCATCACGTGCTACGTATATTTGTGGTCATTCTAGGCGCGCCGTTGTTTGTTCGGCTGTTTGATACAAACACTGGAGTAGGGAAATGA
- a CDS encoding GntR family transcriptional regulator, whose product MHSTELQDMSQGELAYHRLHAAIRAGEFQPGDRLREIDVAKKLSLSRTPVREALRKLENDGIVEHRPRLGAVIRTLSTTEIVELYEMRLVLERTAAEMAAKHANPAEVDLLEDINEQIDGAGQDTPRAAALNQDFHRSIYLATRNRFLLASARALNNALILLGPTTLDDEARIKTVSSQHAQIITAIAAGDQQAAGDAAEAHLQTSLRHRLKVLQS is encoded by the coding sequence ATGCACAGCACAGAATTGCAAGACATGTCTCAAGGGGAGCTTGCCTACCATCGATTGCATGCGGCGATCAGGGCGGGGGAATTCCAGCCGGGTGACCGTCTGCGCGAGATCGACGTGGCAAAAAAACTCAGCCTGTCGCGGACTCCGGTGCGAGAGGCCTTGCGCAAATTGGAAAACGACGGGATCGTCGAGCACCGCCCCCGCTTGGGCGCTGTCATTCGCACGTTGAGCACCACAGAAATCGTTGAGCTATACGAAATGCGGCTGGTCCTTGAGCGCACGGCCGCCGAGATGGCCGCCAAACATGCAAACCCCGCCGAGGTGGATCTACTTGAGGATATCAACGAACAGATTGACGGTGCCGGCCAAGATACCCCACGCGCGGCCGCGCTCAATCAGGATTTTCACCGCAGCATCTACCTCGCGACGCGCAATCGCTTTTTGCTGGCGTCGGCGCGTGCGCTCAACAATGCATTGATCCTGCTGGGGCCAACCACGCTGGATGACGAAGCGCGGATTAAAACGGTCAGCAGCCAGCACGCACAGATTATCACGGCGATCGCTGCGGGCGATCAACAGGCTGCGGGTGACGCGGCAGAGGCGCATTTGCAAACCTCCCTGCGCCACAGGCTCAAGGTGTTACAATCGTGA
- the tcuA gene encoding FAD-dependent tricarballylate dehydrogenase TcuA — MSNSVIVVGTGNAALCAAIAALENGAQVTLLEKADQALAGGNTKYTAGAMRFAYDGAADLMPLLRNPDDPRVQNADFGGYDTEKFGNDLLGFNDGRPLSEEQEALVNLSGETMRWLASHDVKFEPIYSRQSFEKDGRHVFWGGLTLAAENEGVGLFDMELAAVERMGGTVRYNSAVTGLVTEGDQVIGVRIGDEVLHADAVILASGGFEANDEMRVKHMGPNWKAAKVRGTPHNTGDGLTMASAVGAAEYGLYAGCHATPMDLHMADFGNLDLPAGERKNYRKISYFLGVMLNADGARFVDEGANFRNYTYAQYGAAILEQPGQFAWQVFDSKVFDLLYAEYRFHDAHFVEADTLEALVPLMTGLNAEAATATLDAYNDAVDAQTAFDPTVLDGKATDGLTPPKSNWAQKIDKGPFRAFPVTGGITFTYGGLKVDDKGGVLREGGSTIAGLFACGEIVGGVFFAGYPGGSGLTSGAVFGRRAGYGASQA, encoded by the coding sequence GTGTCAAACTCAGTGATTGTCGTCGGAACAGGTAACGCCGCGCTTTGTGCCGCGATCGCGGCGTTGGAAAACGGGGCGCAGGTGACGCTGCTGGAAAAGGCTGATCAGGCTTTGGCGGGTGGCAATACCAAATATACGGCAGGCGCGATGCGCTTTGCCTATGACGGGGCTGCGGATCTTATGCCGCTGTTACGCAATCCTGATGATCCTCGCGTGCAGAACGCTGATTTCGGGGGCTATGACACAGAGAAATTCGGCAACGATCTGCTGGGGTTTAACGATGGCCGTCCGCTGTCGGAGGAGCAAGAAGCGCTCGTTAACCTGTCGGGCGAGACGATGCGCTGGCTTGCATCCCATGACGTAAAGTTCGAGCCGATCTATAGCCGCCAGAGCTTTGAGAAAGATGGCCGTCACGTGTTTTGGGGCGGCTTGACGCTGGCAGCTGAGAACGAAGGGGTTGGCCTATTCGATATGGAGCTCGCTGCGGTTGAGCGGATGGGCGGCACAGTCCGCTATAATAGCGCGGTCACCGGTCTGGTGACTGAAGGTGATCAGGTTATTGGCGTACGCATTGGTGATGAGGTCCTGCATGCAGACGCCGTAATCCTTGCCTCTGGTGGATTTGAGGCAAATGACGAGATGCGGGTCAAACATATGGGCCCGAACTGGAAAGCAGCAAAGGTGCGCGGCACGCCGCACAACACCGGTGACGGGCTTACAATGGCGAGCGCAGTCGGCGCGGCTGAATATGGTCTCTATGCTGGATGTCATGCAACTCCAATGGACTTGCATATGGCCGATTTCGGAAATCTCGACTTGCCCGCTGGTGAACGCAAGAACTACCGCAAAATTTCATATTTTTTGGGCGTAATGCTGAATGCCGATGGCGCACGTTTTGTCGATGAGGGTGCCAATTTCCGCAACTATACCTATGCGCAATACGGTGCCGCCATTCTCGAGCAGCCGGGCCAGTTTGCTTGGCAGGTTTTCGATAGCAAAGTGTTCGATCTGCTCTATGCCGAATACAGATTTCATGACGCCCATTTTGTAGAAGCTGACACCTTGGAGGCGCTGGTGCCCCTGATGACTGGCTTAAACGCAGAGGCTGCCACCGCTACGCTTGACGCTTACAACGATGCGGTGGATGCCCAAACCGCGTTTGATCCAACCGTTCTGGATGGCAAAGCAACCGATGGCTTGACGCCGCCCAAATCAAATTGGGCCCAGAAAATCGACAAAGGACCCTTCCGCGCGTTCCCAGTTACTGGCGGGATAACATTCACTTACGGTGGATTGAAAGTAGATGACAAGGGTGGTGTCCTCAGGGAAGGTGGTTCAACAATTGCAGGCCTATTTGCATGTGGCGAGATCGTCGGCGGCGTCTTTTTTGCGGGCTACCCGGGCGGGTCCGGCCTCACGTCAGGCGCTGTATTTGGCCGCCGCGCGGGGTATGGGGCATCTCAGGCATAA
- a CDS encoding IS110 family transposase, which yields MEYYAGLDVSLRSCAVCIIDNKGKVVLERELACEVSDISDWLRKFAYSVERVGFEAGTMSQLLFFGLQGEGLAVVCMEARQVNAALSAMRNKTDKNDARRIAQILPTEGFSPVHMKSREAHGLRARLSSRKALLNKTIELSNEVRGLLKIFGLRLPKTVGHGSFDDIVRPMIQMNDVLIHA from the coding sequence ATGGAATATTATGCTGGATTGGATGTGTCGCTACGGTCGTGCGCTGTTTGCATTATCGATAACAAAGGAAAGGTTGTGCTTGAACGTGAGCTTGCTTGTGAAGTGAGTGATATTTCTGACTGGTTGAGGAAGTTCGCGTATTCGGTTGAACGGGTCGGTTTTGAAGCAGGAACGATGAGCCAGCTTTTGTTCTTTGGTCTCCAAGGCGAGGGTTTAGCTGTCGTTTGCATGGAGGCGCGACAAGTGAACGCCGCCCTGTCAGCGATGCGCAACAAGACCGACAAGAACGACGCGCGAAGGATCGCTCAGATCCTGCCCACGGAGGGGTTCAGTCCGGTTCATATGAAGAGCCGCGAGGCGCATGGCTTAAGAGCTCGCTTGAGCAGCCGAAAGGCGCTGCTCAACAAGACCATCGAACTTTCGAATGAAGTGCGCGGGTTGCTGAAGATCTTTGGTTTGCGTCTGCCCAAAACCGTTGGTCATGGAAGCTTTGACGATATCGTACGGCCTATGATCCAGATGAATGACGTCCTCATTCATGCCTAG
- a CDS encoding transposase produces MKRAASHDEVCMRLLTVPDVGMIAALTFKAAVDDPLRFKSSRMVAAHFGLTPRRYQSGESDNPGRISRAGDRDVRSTLYSAANAMLMRTMAASQLKSWGMRLMRTKGRRRAVVAVARKLAVLLHRMWIENTEFPFEGLESIKCF; encoded by the coding sequence GTGAAGCGCGCGGCCAGCCACGATGAAGTCTGCATGCGGCTGTTGACGGTTCCGGACGTAGGAATGATAGCCGCGCTCACGTTCAAAGCGGCTGTAGATGATCCTTTGCGGTTCAAAAGCTCCCGCATGGTTGCCGCGCATTTTGGTCTCACTCCGCGACGATACCAATCTGGCGAGAGCGACAATCCTGGCAGAATATCACGTGCGGGAGACCGCGATGTTCGATCAACACTCTATTCCGCCGCAAACGCGATGCTAATGCGAACGATGGCGGCGTCACAACTGAAGTCATGGGGTATGCGATTGATGCGTACAAAGGGGCGACGGCGCGCTGTTGTTGCTGTTGCGCGCAAGCTGGCGGTCCTGCTGCATCGGATGTGGATTGAGAATACGGAATTCCCTTTCGAAGGGCTGGAGAGTATCAAATGTTTCTAG
- the cysG gene encoding siroheme synthase CysG, with protein MKSFPMFIKTTDRRIVIAGGGEQAAQKARLMLKTDAEIVLLADEPDDELQGLVAEGRAAHIKGPITAHSFQGAAMAFIGTGCPGIDASLHAIAKSASVPVNVVDQPHLCDITTPSLVDRDPVVVAIGTEGTAPVLARGIKTQVEQLLDPSLGSFAALAGRMRGAAAMRVPRAQRRAFWRWAFSGAPWQAHKRGAERDAASLLKDAIQAGGAPQTDATGSISLVGAGPGARDLLTLRAVERLQEADIIFYDRLVDTEVLELARRDAERVFVGKVVGASAWPQDRICAVIVAAAKQGKRVVRLKSGDPMLFGRATEELDAAHTAGIPIEVVPGVTAASAAAATLKRPLTSRGETDTVVFSTGQTQPGAQMPDWHSHAKPGTTLAFYMAIGKSAEVASQLISQGLPVSTPITIAVNISKPSQTVLESRLETLAGDIEKHRITGCSILLISLPRKTREQSAAKSDRAQCLKLFEKPASAFYEIQRA; from the coding sequence ATGAAAAGTTTTCCGATGTTCATCAAAACAACCGATCGCCGCATCGTAATTGCGGGCGGGGGGGAGCAAGCCGCGCAAAAGGCGCGTCTGATGCTGAAAACCGATGCTGAAATCGTACTGTTGGCAGATGAGCCGGACGATGAATTGCAAGGTCTCGTGGCCGAAGGGCGTGCTGCACACATAAAAGGGCCCATCACAGCCCACAGTTTCCAAGGGGCCGCCATGGCCTTTATCGGTACAGGCTGTCCCGGCATTGATGCCAGCCTGCACGCAATCGCCAAATCCGCATCAGTGCCCGTCAATGTCGTTGACCAGCCGCATTTATGTGACATCACAACGCCGTCTTTGGTCGACCGTGATCCGGTTGTCGTGGCCATCGGGACAGAAGGCACCGCCCCGGTACTGGCACGCGGCATCAAGACACAAGTTGAACAACTGCTCGATCCGTCTTTGGGCTCTTTTGCGGCCCTTGCGGGACGCATGCGGGGCGCTGCTGCCATGCGCGTGCCGCGTGCGCAGCGGCGCGCATTTTGGAGATGGGCGTTTTCCGGCGCGCCTTGGCAGGCGCACAAACGGGGCGCCGAACGTGACGCCGCCAGCCTGTTAAAAGATGCCATCCAAGCTGGCGGTGCACCACAGACCGACGCCACAGGATCAATCTCGCTGGTCGGTGCAGGCCCCGGCGCGCGAGACCTGCTGACACTTCGTGCTGTTGAACGCCTCCAAGAGGCTGACATCATTTTTTACGACCGCCTTGTGGATACTGAAGTTCTTGAACTTGCCCGCCGCGACGCCGAGCGCGTATTTGTGGGAAAAGTCGTTGGCGCCAGCGCATGGCCACAGGACCGCATCTGCGCCGTTATCGTGGCCGCGGCCAAACAGGGCAAACGGGTCGTGCGGCTCAAATCTGGCGATCCAATGTTGTTCGGCCGCGCGACGGAAGAATTGGATGCCGCCCACACTGCAGGCATTCCAATCGAAGTTGTTCCTGGCGTCACCGCAGCAAGTGCGGCTGCGGCAACATTGAAGCGTCCCCTTACCAGTCGTGGAGAAACCGACACAGTTGTATTCTCAACAGGTCAGACCCAACCAGGTGCACAGATGCCCGATTGGCATAGCCACGCTAAGCCCGGCACAACCTTAGCCTTCTACATGGCTATCGGAAAATCCGCCGAAGTTGCGTCCCAATTGATCTCGCAGGGACTGCCGGTATCAACCCCGATCACGATTGCAGTAAACATCTCGAAACCCTCGCAAACCGTACTTGAATCGCGATTGGAAACCCTCGCCGGCGATATTGAGAAGCACAGAATTACCGGATGTAGCATTTTACTTATCTCGTTACCTCGAAAAACCCGTGAACAGAGCGCCGCCAAGAGTGACAGAGCCCAGTGTTTGAAACTCTTTGAGAAGCCGGCATCTGCGTTTTACGAAATACAGCGAGCTTGA